One part of the Sporosarcina ureae genome encodes these proteins:
- the xseA gene encoding exodeoxyribonuclease VII large subunit has protein sequence MSNQTFLTVQALTKYVKRKFDADPHLRNVYVKGELSNVKLHPSGHIYFTLKDDKTRIQAAMFRSRSNTLQFKPENGMNVLITGDVTVFETAGSYQLYVQTMEPDGIGALYLAFEQLKKKLQQEGLFEQRFKQPIPQVPQRIGIITAESGAALRDMYSTINRRFPMAEMHLFPALVQGRTAVPSIVKAIEQANRMANVDVLIVGRGGGSIEDLWAFNEEDVARAIFSSRIPIISAVGHETDTTIADFVADLRAPTPTAAAEMAVPDQLQLFQHLKNQQRSIYMAAQTLIKQLNKRLETAQAAYPLQYPDRLYRPFIEKIDGLEDRLHRSSVAIVQGKRMNFDRLYAGFQYYTPIRRIQLEQQQTKQLEMRLNRAAQQTITQRQQHFVSLMRMMQALNPLQVMERGFSIGYKDDEVIKSIQDVVSGDHVTLQLADGSISTIVKEIIPKEVE, from the coding sequence ATGTCCAATCAAACTTTTTTAACCGTTCAAGCGCTAACGAAATATGTCAAACGTAAATTTGACGCAGATCCTCATTTGCGAAATGTTTATGTAAAAGGTGAATTGTCGAACGTTAAATTGCATCCGTCCGGTCATATTTACTTTACGTTGAAAGACGATAAGACGAGAATCCAAGCGGCCATGTTCCGTTCTCGTTCCAATACACTTCAATTTAAGCCTGAAAATGGTATGAATGTACTGATCACAGGAGATGTGACGGTGTTTGAAACGGCAGGATCGTACCAGCTCTACGTACAAACGATGGAGCCAGACGGTATCGGGGCGCTGTACCTAGCTTTTGAACAGTTGAAAAAGAAGCTTCAGCAAGAAGGATTGTTTGAACAACGATTTAAGCAACCCATTCCGCAAGTACCGCAACGAATCGGTATTATTACTGCTGAATCGGGTGCTGCATTACGTGATATGTACTCGACGATCAATCGACGCTTTCCGATGGCAGAGATGCACTTATTCCCAGCTCTTGTGCAAGGTCGTACCGCAGTCCCTTCGATTGTCAAAGCAATTGAACAAGCGAATCGCATGGCGAACGTGGATGTGTTGATTGTGGGGCGGGGTGGTGGCTCTATAGAAGACTTATGGGCATTTAACGAAGAAGATGTGGCGCGTGCTATTTTCTCCAGTCGTATTCCGATCATCAGTGCAGTAGGTCACGAAACGGATACGACAATAGCAGATTTTGTTGCGGATTTACGTGCACCTACGCCGACTGCAGCAGCTGAGATGGCCGTTCCGGACCAACTCCAATTATTCCAACATCTGAAAAATCAACAGCGGTCCATCTATATGGCTGCACAAACATTGATTAAGCAGTTGAATAAGCGGTTAGAAACAGCTCAAGCTGCCTATCCACTTCAATATCCGGATCGGCTATACAGACCGTTTATCGAGAAAATTGATGGCCTTGAAGATCGATTGCATCGCAGCAGTGTCGCCATCGTCCAAGGGAAACGGATGAATTTTGATCGCTTATACGCGGGTTTTCAGTACTACACACCGATTCGACGCATCCAGCTTGAACAGCAACAGACAAAACAATTGGAAATGCGTTTGAACCGTGCAGCACAGCAAACAATTACACAACGTCAGCAGCATTTTGTGTCATTGATGCGCATGATGCAAGCCCTGAATCCATTACAAGTGATGGAAAGAGGCTTTTCGATCGGTTATAAAGATGATGAAGTGATTAAATCCATTCAAGATGTAGTGAGCGGTGATCACGTAACGCTTCAATTGGCGGACGGATCTATTTCTACTATTGTAAAAGAAATCATTCCAAAGGAGGTCGAGTAA
- a CDS encoding exodeoxyribonuclease VII small subunit — protein MAEDKEMQFEQAMHQLEEIVQKLEAGEAPLDDTITLYKQGMKLSAYCQKKLQNAEKQLIRMIDQEGNESSFDPTAGEPNE, from the coding sequence ATGGCAGAAGATAAAGAAATGCAATTCGAGCAGGCAATGCACCAGTTAGAAGAAATTGTACAGAAGTTGGAGGCTGGAGAAGCGCCTTTGGATGATACGATCACATTGTATAAACAAGGGATGAAGCTCTCCGCCTATTGCCAGAAAAAATTACAAAATGCAGAAAAACAATTGATTCGCATGATTGATCAAGAGGGTAATGAATCTTCATTTGATCCGACAGCAGGTGAGCCGAATGAATGA
- a CDS encoding polyprenyl synthetase family protein, protein MNEKLQAFVDKMIPEIERELTNQLAKPDIPAALHESMTYSIAAGGKRIRPLLVMAVLHDLNKDSADALKVAASVELIHTYSLIHDDLPCMDDDDFRRGKPTNHKVYGEDVATLSGDAMQAMAFQALADLRETPPSAAIELVGLLAKASGAQGMVKGQVLDMKGEHQLLPLAELEEVHIHKTGALLSYCIEAGAVLAQASAEQREQLNRFSRNIGLAFQIQDDILDVTATTEQLGKPANSDTSSEKSTYPSLLGLDGAREQLKARHEEALDALQSIGLEESVLCLLADYIIERNM, encoded by the coding sequence ATGAATGAGAAACTACAAGCTTTTGTCGATAAAATGATTCCGGAAATTGAACGAGAATTAACGAATCAATTAGCGAAGCCTGATATTCCGGCTGCTTTGCACGAGTCCATGACGTATTCCATCGCTGCGGGCGGGAAGCGTATTCGTCCTTTACTCGTTATGGCTGTGTTACATGATCTGAATAAAGATTCGGCAGATGCATTGAAAGTGGCAGCTTCTGTCGAATTGATACATACATATTCATTGATCCATGATGATCTACCTTGCATGGATGACGATGATTTCAGAAGAGGAAAACCTACGAACCATAAAGTGTATGGAGAAGATGTGGCGACACTTTCTGGAGACGCCATGCAAGCAATGGCATTCCAGGCGCTCGCGGACCTTCGTGAAACACCACCTTCTGCTGCGATTGAACTCGTTGGGTTACTCGCGAAAGCTTCAGGTGCACAAGGGATGGTCAAAGGACAGGTCCTTGACATGAAAGGTGAACATCAATTATTACCTTTAGCTGAATTAGAGGAAGTTCATATTCATAAAACAGGCGCATTACTCTCATACTGTATTGAAGCAGGCGCTGTACTAGCACAAGCTTCAGCAGAACAACGCGAGCAACTTAACCGTTTTTCTCGCAACATTGGATTAGCTTTCCAAATACAAGACGATATTTTGGATGTTACCGCTACGACCGAGCAATTAGGTAAGCCGGCAAATAGTGATACATCAAGCGAAAAGTCGACGTATCCTTCATTACTTGGACTAGACGGAGCGCGTGAACAATTAAAAGCGCGTCATGAAGAAGCCCTAGATGCGTTACAGTCTATTGGATTAGAAGAGTCAGTTTTGTGTTTGTTAGCGGATTACATCATTGAGCGAAATATGTAA
- the dxs gene encoding 1-deoxy-D-xylulose-5-phosphate synthase, translating to MDLTTITNPSFIKELDKEQLEALAADIRHFLIENLSVTGGHIGPNLGVVELTIALHKIFDSPTDKFLWDVGHQSYVHKILTGRAGEFDTLRKYKGLSGFPKMAESIHDVWETGHSSTSLSAAMGMAVARDIKKENSFVIPIIGDGALTGGMALEALNHIGHEKTNLTVILNDNEMSIAPNVGALHSILGKLRTAGKYNNVKDELEFLLRKIPAVGGRVATAAERVKDSLKYLVVNGVFFEELGFTYLGPIDGHDFVELERSLQYAKKMEGPVLLHVITKKGKGYSPAELDKIGTWHGTGPYKIETGDFVKSPVKGPAWSALISETVRKLAREDRRIVAITPAMPVGSKLESFAAEFPDRFFDVGIAEQHATTMAAGLAATGMKPFLAIYSTFLQRAYDQMLHDVTRQKLNVFIGIDRSGLVGADGETHHGVFDIAFLRHLPNLVIMMPKDENEGQHMVKTAIDYDEGPIALRFPRGNGYGVPMDEELHTIPIGTWEVLQEGEDATILTFGTTIPMAFAAAEQLKAKGKHVAVVNARFIKPMDTDLLDELFAKGKPIITIEEAVLAGGFGSGVMEYAEQVGHTGTIFERIGIPDEFIEHGGVDKLLIEVHMTPDHVAEVTAAAIKQAAERERV from the coding sequence ATGGATCTAACAACGATTACCAATCCATCTTTTATAAAAGAGCTCGATAAAGAACAATTGGAAGCATTGGCGGCAGATATTCGTCATTTTTTGATTGAGAATTTATCGGTGACTGGCGGGCATATCGGGCCGAATCTGGGTGTTGTCGAATTAACGATTGCATTGCATAAAATATTCGACAGTCCAACCGACAAGTTTTTATGGGATGTAGGACATCAGTCATATGTCCATAAAATTCTGACGGGCCGAGCTGGCGAGTTTGATACTCTTAGAAAATATAAAGGATTGAGCGGATTCCCTAAAATGGCGGAGAGCATACATGATGTATGGGAAACCGGCCATAGTTCAACATCTTTGTCAGCGGCTATGGGAATGGCGGTTGCACGAGATATTAAAAAGGAAAATAGTTTTGTCATCCCGATCATTGGTGATGGAGCTTTGACTGGCGGTATGGCGCTTGAAGCATTGAACCATATCGGTCACGAAAAGACGAATCTCACGGTCATTCTAAATGACAATGAAATGTCTATTGCTCCAAACGTTGGTGCATTGCATTCGATACTTGGAAAATTACGTACGGCTGGAAAGTATAATAACGTCAAAGACGAACTGGAATTCTTGTTGCGTAAAATCCCAGCAGTAGGCGGCAGAGTCGCGACAGCTGCGGAACGTGTGAAAGACAGTTTGAAATATTTGGTAGTTAACGGAGTCTTCTTTGAGGAGCTTGGATTCACGTATTTAGGACCGATTGATGGCCATGACTTTGTGGAATTGGAGCGTTCTCTTCAATATGCGAAGAAAATGGAAGGACCGGTATTACTTCATGTGATTACGAAAAAAGGTAAAGGGTATAGCCCAGCTGAGTTAGATAAAATAGGTACATGGCATGGTACGGGGCCTTATAAGATCGAAACGGGAGATTTTGTGAAATCCCCTGTAAAAGGTCCTGCTTGGAGTGCGTTGATTTCTGAAACAGTGCGTAAATTGGCAAGAGAAGATCGACGCATTGTCGCGATTACGCCTGCAATGCCTGTCGGATCAAAACTTGAATCTTTCGCTGCAGAATTCCCAGATCGATTCTTCGATGTAGGAATTGCCGAGCAACATGCGACGACGATGGCAGCAGGACTTGCCGCGACTGGAATGAAACCGTTCCTAGCGATTTATTCGACATTCTTACAGCGAGCATACGATCAAATGTTGCATGATGTGACACGTCAGAAGCTCAATGTCTTTATAGGTATTGACCGTTCGGGACTTGTTGGTGCAGATGGAGAAACACATCACGGTGTATTTGACATTGCGTTCTTGCGTCATTTGCCAAACTTGGTCATCATGATGCCAAAAGACGAGAATGAAGGTCAACATATGGTGAAGACCGCTATCGATTACGATGAGGGCCCAATCGCGCTTCGTTTCCCACGTGGAAATGGTTATGGTGTACCGATGGATGAAGAGCTTCATACGATTCCAATTGGTACGTGGGAAGTTTTGCAAGAAGGTGAAGACGCGACGATCTTGACATTTGGAACTACAATTCCAATGGCGTTCGCTGCGGCTGAACAACTAAAAGCAAAAGGCAAACATGTCGCGGTTGTGAATGCGCGTTTCATTAAGCCGATGGATACGGATTTACTGGATGAGCTATTTGCGAAAGGTAAACCGATTATTACGATTGAAGAAGCTGTACTTGCTGGAGGATTCGGCAGTGGTGTAATGGAATATGCAGAACAAGTCGGTCATACAGGTACGATCTTTGAGAGAATCGGTATTCCGGATGAATTCATTGAACACGGCGGTGTGGATAAATTATTAATTGAAGTCCATATGACACCAGATCATGTGGCGGAAGTAACTGCAGCGGCTATTAAGCAGGCAGCGGAAAGAGAAAGAGTATGA